One window of the Lysobacter sp. S4-A87 genome contains the following:
- a CDS encoding ferritin-like domain-containing protein: protein MDQQIAVPTSREQLWALLAEAAEIEHHLMCCYLYAAFSLKERTDEDLSEVELGAVERWRREILAVSVEEMGHLTIVCNILSALGAPAHLVHQNFPIPPGYHPAGVVVKLAPFNRQTLAHFVYLERPDDTDVQDGEGFEPPQHYSRALGMDRLMTACTDYETVGELYRSVSAGLQRLSESMGERRLFVGNPDHQLDADGARLPALKTVRCLKTALEAIDAIVRQGEGADSCTGDSHYQRFLRIGREYDALLASRPAFRPARMSAHNPVMRPPPTPEGRLWISAEPAAALLDLGNALYNHCLRCVSLAYGDVGREAQAALVSAGVDLMHLLTPVATRLGTLPANPSLPQATAGLSFATIRSSAALMGEAGSVDILVERLREIGERCERLMDLHPQEAALLGATRTGTERLAHRLSAQAERCRREEATMLAQADTLQDSVVRSLQASQAPPPERLETGAELIPGSAVDIVYHGARCIHARHCVLGLPGVFRANTPGAWIHPDAATTEALVTVAHMCPSGAIAYRRHDGGAEEAPPPVNLVQLRENGPLGVRARIVLDGVPVGMRAVLCRCGASQQKPFCDGSHNEIHFQATGEPASVESKPLQLRDGPLNIDPEVNGPLVVSGNLEICCGTGRTIDRVTSTRLCRCGGSSNKPFCDDTHRRNGFRS from the coding sequence TTGGACCAGCAGATCGCCGTACCGACGTCACGAGAACAGCTCTGGGCGCTGCTCGCCGAAGCGGCTGAGATCGAGCACCACCTGATGTGCTGCTACTTGTACGCGGCCTTCAGCCTCAAGGAGCGCACCGACGAAGACCTGTCGGAGGTCGAGCTCGGCGCCGTCGAGCGCTGGCGCCGCGAGATCCTGGCCGTCTCGGTGGAGGAGATGGGTCACCTCACCATCGTTTGCAACATCCTGTCGGCCCTTGGCGCGCCGGCCCATCTGGTCCACCAGAATTTCCCAATCCCGCCCGGCTACCACCCGGCGGGCGTGGTGGTGAAGCTGGCGCCGTTCAACCGGCAGACGCTGGCGCACTTCGTCTACCTCGAGCGGCCCGACGACACCGACGTCCAGGACGGCGAAGGCTTCGAGCCGCCACAGCACTACTCGCGGGCGCTCGGCATGGACCGGCTGATGACGGCCTGTACGGACTACGAAACGGTGGGCGAGCTGTATCGCTCGGTGTCAGCCGGCCTGCAACGCTTGAGTGAATCGATGGGCGAACGGCGCCTGTTCGTGGGCAACCCCGACCACCAGCTCGACGCCGACGGCGCACGCTTGCCCGCGTTGAAGACCGTCCGATGCCTGAAGACGGCATTGGAAGCCATCGATGCGATCGTGCGCCAGGGCGAAGGCGCCGACTCGTGCACGGGCGACTCGCATTACCAGCGATTCCTGCGCATCGGCCGCGAATACGACGCACTGCTCGCAAGCCGACCCGCGTTTCGGCCCGCGCGGATGAGCGCCCACAATCCGGTGATGCGGCCCCCCCCGACGCCGGAGGGCCGGCTGTGGATCAGCGCCGAACCCGCCGCCGCGCTGCTCGATCTGGGCAATGCCCTGTACAACCACTGCCTGCGATGCGTGTCGCTCGCCTACGGCGACGTCGGCCGGGAGGCGCAAGCCGCCCTCGTGTCGGCCGGTGTCGACCTGATGCACCTGCTCACGCCCGTCGCGACCCGCCTTGGCACCCTGCCCGCCAATCCGAGCCTGCCGCAGGCGACCGCGGGCTTGAGTTTCGCGACCATTCGCTCGTCCGCGGCACTGATGGGGGAAGCCGGCAGCGTCGACATCCTGGTCGAGCGCTTGCGCGAGATCGGCGAGCGCTGCGAGCGCCTCATGGATCTCCATCCGCAGGAAGCTGCCTTGCTGGGAGCCACGCGCACTGGCACGGAGCGCCTCGCCCATCGGCTGTCCGCGCAGGCAGAACGATGCCGGCGCGAGGAAGCGACGATGCTGGCACAAGCCGATACCCTGCAGGATTCAGTCGTTCGGTCGCTCCAAGCAAGTCAGGCGCCGCCACCGGAGCGCCTCGAGACCGGCGCGGAATTGATACCAGGCAGCGCCGTCGACATCGTGTACCACGGAGCCCGTTGCATCCATGCACGCCACTGCGTGCTGGGGCTGCCGGGCGTGTTCAGGGCGAACACGCCCGGCGCATGGATCCATCCGGATGCGGCGACCACCGAAGCCCTCGTCACGGTCGCCCATATGTGTCCATCGGGCGCGATAGCGTATCGCCGACACGACGGTGGCGCCGAAGAGGCACCGCCGCCAGTCAACCTTGTGCAACTGCGCGAGAACGGACCCTTGGGCGTTCGCGCTCGCATCGTGCTGGACGGTGTACCCGTTGGCATGCGCGCGGTGCTGTGCCGGTGCGGCGCGTCGCAGCAGAAACCGTTCTGCGACGGCTCGCACAACGAGATCCATTTTCAAGCCACCGGCGAGCCTGCCAGCGTGGAATCGAAGCCCCTGCAATTGCGCGATGGTCCCCTGAACATCGATCCGGAAGTCAACGGTCCACTCGTTGTCAGCGGCAACCTCGAGATCTGTTGCGGCACCGGACGCACCATTGATCGCGTGACGTCGACACGGTTGTGCCGTTGCGGCGGCTCGTCGAACAAACCATTCTGCGACGACACGCACCGCCGTAACGGATTTCGCAGCTGA